In a single window of the Methanofollis ethanolicus genome:
- a CDS encoding TrmB family transcriptional regulator: protein MTDEIVLQLRTLGLNEYESRVYATLVGLKRATAREIHEASKVPRGRIYEVLHDLAQRGFVGVEDGSPARYHAADADEVIDHIRDEYLASLEKTRSALKSLSTTVPLPPPPFYMLRSDWAIENQLQSVFRRVKERMVLICQDPSFLRKNLKVLKALRKKIDLYVLVRDRKAFSGIDLPLVEGKGIVADLLARQTPPGVHAEQECSILIDNGELLAIGSSGAERFAVIGSETPIMRYFLLSLIEHLER, encoded by the coding sequence ATGACAGACGAGATCGTCCTGCAACTCCGCACCCTGGGACTCAATGAATACGAGTCGAGGGTCTACGCCACTCTTGTCGGTCTCAAGAGGGCGACGGCGCGGGAGATCCACGAGGCGAGCAAGGTGCCGCGGGGCCGGATCTATGAAGTACTTCACGACCTGGCGCAGCGCGGCTTTGTCGGGGTGGAGGACGGGTCGCCTGCCCGGTATCATGCCGCCGATGCCGATGAGGTGATCGACCATATCAGGGACGAATATCTTGCCTCCCTGGAAAAGACGAGGTCGGCCCTCAAAAGCCTCTCCACGACGGTTCCTCTCCCGCCGCCTCCTTTCTACATGCTCAGGAGCGACTGGGCGATCGAGAACCAGCTCCAGTCGGTCTTCAGGAGGGTGAAGGAGCGCATGGTCCTCATCTGCCAGGACCCCTCCTTTCTCCGGAAGAACCTGAAAGTCCTGAAGGCCCTTCGGAAGAAGATCGACCTCTATGTCCTTGTCAGGGACAGGAAGGCGTTCTCCGGGATCGACCTCCCCCTCGTCGAGGGCAAGGGGATTGTGGCCGACCTCCTGGCCCGGCAGACCCCTCCGGGCGTCCACGCAGAGCAGGAGTGCTCGATCCTGATCGACAACGGCGAACTTCTCGCCATTGGTTCGTCGGGCGCCGAGAGGTTTGCGGTGATCGGGTCAGAGACTCCCATCATGAGATACTTCCTCCTCTCCCTGATCGAGCATCTGGAGAGGTGA
- a CDS encoding nitrite/sulfite reductase domain-containing protein — protein sequence MEDGSRGAILQRDRKTYAIVPRTPAGIVAPEDLENIVKVARRYAIPVIKMTSGQRMALVGIKEEDVDNIWKELGMTVGEATAPCLHYVQTCPGTETCKYGVQDSLGLGLKLEGVNQDLNLPAKLKMGVSGCPRCCGESYVRDIGLIGTAKGWTVTFGGNSGGRPRIGDVVAKDLQVDEAVGMVRRLLEYYRDNGKPGERTPRFAERVGIETIRAAMLGLAPPQT from the coding sequence ATGGAAGACGGATCAAGAGGCGCGATTCTCCAGCGCGACAGGAAGACCTATGCGATCGTCCCGAGGACACCGGCCGGGATCGTCGCCCCGGAGGACCTGGAGAACATTGTCAAGGTCGCGCGGCGGTATGCTATCCCGGTCATCAAGATGACCTCGGGGCAGCGGATGGCGCTCGTCGGGATCAAGGAAGAGGACGTCGACAATATCTGGAAGGAACTCGGGATGACCGTCGGGGAGGCGACGGCGCCCTGTCTCCACTATGTCCAGACCTGCCCGGGGACCGAGACCTGCAAGTACGGCGTGCAGGACTCCCTCGGCCTCGGGCTGAAACTTGAGGGGGTGAACCAGGACCTGAATCTTCCTGCGAAACTGAAGATGGGGGTTTCAGGCTGCCCGCGCTGTTGCGGGGAGAGTTATGTGCGGGACATCGGGCTGATCGGGACGGCAAAGGGGTGGACGGTGACCTTCGGCGGGAACTCAGGTGGGCGCCCCAGGATCGGCGATGTGGTGGCAAAGGACCTCCAGGTCGATGAGGCCGTCGGCATGGTGAGGCGTCTCCTCGAGTACTACCGCGACAACGGGAAACCCGGCGAGAGGACGCCGAGGTTTGCCGAGAGGGTCGGTATCGAAACGATCCGTGCCGCCATGCTCGGCCTGGCGCCGCCCCAGACCTGA